The following coding sequences lie in one Clupea harengus chromosome 23, Ch_v2.0.2, whole genome shotgun sequence genomic window:
- the mmp25b gene encoding matrix metalloproteinase-25, with product MTAISLLSSLTGMVVMSICLVESVIAQNEYYSGVDWLSRYGYLPPPDPRLGRLQTKEGIENAIREMQRFGGIEQTGELDRKTLDLMSKPRCSLPDIMGSEDIMKRRRRKRYALTGLRWKKNIVKWSILNNPRLSKNLNSALVENIMAHALKAWSDVTPLEFQKISQDRISEADMEVSFTRTNHNDGYPFDGRGGTLAHAFFPGESRISGDTHFDDEEEWGYGDTTGQSTDLFTVAVHEFGHALGLAHSAVSGSIMAPYYSGPATRDINSYRLPADDLQAIQQLYGPKDKNPTLPNGGVTPHLPELPKPSPPHGKPKPDPSVRDRCEGGFDAVADIRGEVFFFKGKFFWRMQRIGSLLSLSPALIKNFWFGLPDDIERIDAVYERSDSSIIFFSGQQYWLFENTNSLSGYPKPIADWGMRHSDGKPVTTVEAAFVYAHNGRTFLFSGNEFWGFSNANNVRILKLDEGYPKPASMWKGMPSKPDDIISYGDGNTYFFKDNSYWKMEKGRLDQEVVTSKSTAIDWMKCLPEEVPTLRPGKGDCICEINRASEISCRSSQWIMLILTMVFVEILLVV from the exons ATGACAGCGATAAGCCTGCTGAGTTCCCTGACTGGGATGGTAGTAATGTCGATCTGCCTAGTGGAATCTGTGATAGCACAGAACGAATACTATTCGGGTGTG GACTGGCTGAGCCGTTATGGATATCTACCGCCACCGGACCCCAGGCTAGGAAGACTGCAAACGAAAGAGGGCATAGAGAATGCCATCAGAGAAATGCAAAGATTTGGAGGCATTGAACAAACGGGAGAACTTG ACAGAAAGACGTTGGACCTGATGTCAAAACCAAGATGCTCTTTACCTGACATCATGGGTTCTGAAGACATtatgaaaaggaggagaagaaaaagatatGCTTTGACTGGTCTACGCTGGAAGAAGAACATTGTAAAATGGAG CATCCTTAACAATCCCAGGCTGAGCAAGAACTTAAACTCAGCGTTAGTTGAAAATATTATGGCCCACGCCTTAAAAGCTTGGAGTGATGTCACCCCCTTGGAGTTCCAAAAGATCTCTCAGGACAGGATAAGTGAAGCCGACATGGAGGTCTCTTTCACGCGCACCAACCATAACGACGGCTACCCCTTTGATGGTCGTGGAGGCACGCTTGCTCATGCTTTTTTCCCTGGGGAGTCCAGGATCTCTGGAGACACCCACTTTGATGACGAAGAGGAATGGGGTTATGGAG ACACCACTGGCCAGAGCACAGATCTCTTCACGGTGGCTGTGCACGAGTTTGGTCACGCCCTGGGCCTGGCACACTCCGCAGTCTCTGGGTCCATCATGGCACCCTACTACAGCGGCCCCGCCACGAGAGACATCAACTCCTATCGTCTGCCCGCTGATGACCTACAAGCCATCCAACAGCTGTATG GACCCAAAGACAAAAATCCAACACTTCCCAATGGTGGAGTCACACCTCATCTGCCTGAGTTGCCCAAGCCCTCTCCACCCCACGGAAAACCAAA gCCAGACCCATCTGTCCGAGATCGCTGTGAAGGCGGCTTTGATGCAGTGGCAGACATCAGAGGAGAGGTTTTCTTCTTCAAAG GTAAATTCTTCTGGAGGATGCAGCGGATTGggtccttgctctctctctcaccagcccTCATCAAGAACTTCTGGTTTGGCCTCCCTGACGACATTGAGCGGATAGATGCGGTGTACGAGCGTAGCGACAGCAGCATCATCTTTTTCAGTG GCCAGCAGTATTGGCTGTTTGAGAACACTAACTCACTGTCTGGGTACCCCAAGCCCATAGCTGACTGGGGGATGAGGCACAGCGACGGAAAGCCTGTGACAACTGTGGAAGCAGCGTTCGTCTATGCTCACAACGGGCGGACCTTCCTCTTCAGCGGGAACGAGTTCTGGGGGTTCTCCAACGCCAACAACGTCAGGATACTTAAGCTGGATGAGGGGTACCCCAAACCGGCGTCTATGTGGAAGGGGATGCCCAGTAAACCAGACGACATCATCAGCTATGGAGACG GAAACACATATTTCTTCAAGGACAACTCCTATTGGAAAATGGAAAAGGGTAGACTGGACCAGGAGGTAGTAACCTCTAAATCCACGGCCATTGATTGGATGAAATGTCTCCCGGAGGAGGTGCCCACATTGCGTCCAGGGAAAGGAGACTGCATCTGCGAAATAAATAGGGCCTCTGAAATTTCATGCAGAAGCAGCCAATGGATCATGCTGATCCTCACCATGGTCTTTGTAGAGATTTTACTGGTGGTATGA
- the LOC116218749 gene encoding carbonic anhydrase 9-like yields the protein MHPLCLINILACLLPYFFGATSSVEWCYHLPTCNDHTWPAIAADFCSGSRQSPIDISSTAVVDYRLGAFTFTGFDDKTAMSKIENTGKTVKIKIKPGKLSVSGGALSTSYDTLQFHLHWGNLSSSPGSEHTVDGKRYPMELHIVNAKSIYNGNIHEIAKDSEGLAALGFFFEVDPGTTDQPASWRSLASHLANIIEKGHYVNITGISMNDLISGVDTTSYYRYLGSLTTPNCDEAVIWTVFRDSIKVSQNVIDLFSTTVRIGNRSSLLMTNVYRNVQPLNGR from the exons ATGCATCCCTTGTGTCTCATTAACAttcttgcttgcttgcttccGTACTTCTTTGGCGCTACATCTAGTGTGG AGTGGTGCTACCATCTACCCACATGCA ATGACCACACCTGGCCAGCGATCGCTGCAGATTTCTGCAGCGGAAGTCGCCAGTCTCCCATTGACATTAGTAGCACTGCTGTGGTTGATTACAGGCTAGGCGCTTTCACTTTCACTGGCTTCGATGATAAAACTGCCATGTCTAAGATCGAGAACACAGGCAAAACTG tgAAGATTAAGATTAAACCAGGGAAGCTGAGTGTAAGTGGAGGTGCCCTCTCTACCAGCTATGACACCCTGCAGTTCCATTTGCACTGGGGGAATCTCAGTTCTAGCCCAGGCTCCGAGCACACAGTGGATGGCAAGCGCTACCCCATGGAG TTGCACATTGTGAATGCTAAAAGTATTTACAATGGGAATATACATGAGATTGCAAAGGACAGTGAAGGACTCGCTGCTCTTGGCTTCTTCTTTGAG GTTGACCCCGGCACAACTGACCAGCCAGCAAGCTGGAGGAGTCTTGCATCTCATCTTGCCAACATCATCGAAAAGG GCCATTATGTCAACATCACCGGTATCTCCATGAATGACCTAATCAGTGGCGTGGACACCACATCGTACTACAGATACCTTGGTTCTTTGACCACTCCAAACTGTGATGAGGCTGTGATTTGGACTGTTTTTAGGGACTCCATCAAAGTCAGCCAAAATGTG ATTGACCTCTTTAGCACCACTGTGCGAATTGGAAACCGCAGCTCCCTGCTCATGACCAACGTGTACCGCAACGTACAGCCCCTCAATGGCAGATAG
- the LOC116218748 gene encoding carbonic anhydrase 1-like: MHSLYLITVLACLLPSAFGDGSSVAWCYHLPTCNDATWPTIVTDYCNGSRQSPIDIISANIEADLGAFTFTGFDDNTTMSKIKNTGKTVKIDFKTGKLSVSGGALSTSYDTLQFHLHWGNQSSIPGSEHTVDGKRYPMELHIVNIKSTHNGNVSLAVEDSEGLAALGFFIEVDPGTTDQPESWRSLASHLANIIEEGHYVNITGISMNDLISGVDTASYYRYLGSLTTPNCNEAVIWTVFKDTVKVSQNLIDLFSTTVRIGDSSSPLMVNVFRNVQPLNGREVTATTAPSSKATTTFATKSLMALGLAALYSIFRLG, encoded by the exons ATGCATTCCTTATACCTGATTACCGTccttgcttgcttgcttccTTCTGCTTTTGGCGATGGATCCAGTGTGG CCTGGTGCTACCATCTACCCACATGCA aTGACGCCACCTGGCCCACGATTGTTACAGATTACTGCAACGGAAGTCGTCAGTCTCCCATTGACATTATTAGCGCTAATATTGAGGCTGATTTAGGGGCTTTCACTTTCACCGGCTTTGATGACAATACTACCATGTCCAAGATCAAGAACACAGGCAAAACTG tGAAGATCGATTTTAAAACAGGGAAGCTGAGTGTAAGTGGAGGTGCCCTCTCTACCAGTTATGACACCCTGCAGTTCCATTTGCACTGGGGGAATCAAAGTTCTATCCCAGGCTCCGAGCACACCGTGGATGGCAAGCGTTACCCCATGGAG TTGCACATTGTGAATATCAAAAGTACACACAATGGGAACGTATCTTTGGCTGTAGAAGACAGTGAAGGACTCGCTGCTCTTGGCTTCTTCATTGAG GTTGACCCGGGCACAACTGACCAGCCAGAAAGCTGGAGGAGTCTTGCTTCTCATCTTGCCAACATCATTGAAGAAG GCCATTATGTCAACATCACCGGTATCTCCATGAATGACTTAATCAGCGGAGTGGACACTGCATCGTACTACAGATACCTTGGTTCTTTAACCACTCCCAACTGTAACGAGGCTGTGATTTGGACAGTCTTTAAGGACACCGTCAAAGTCAGCCAAAATTTG ATTGACCTCTTCAGTACTACCGTGCGGATTGGAGACAGCAGCTCACCACTCATGGTCAATGTGTTCCGCAACGTGCAGCCCCTTAATGGTAGAGAGGTTACAGCTACAACCGCTCCATCATCAAAGGCTACAACCACCTTCGCAACCAAATCCCTAATGGCTCTCGGACTTGCAGCGCTGTATTCTATCTTTCGCCTTGGCTAA
- the LOC105909794 gene encoding carbonic anhydrase-like has translation MNLSFTLLLVNVVVFVGASEDWCYTGCENSPSRWGDHYEHCNGNRQSPINIDTKQVINNKNLQDFNLANFTKKDTMKNLTNNGHTVKCELEPGIEVSGGGLNDDYSTLQFHFHWGEDDLEHFPGSEHSINGHRYPMEMHIVSLKKGLNPTEAKANSEGISVLGFFIDVKEEIETGMPEVWERFSEAIPASGANVALSLDISIQDLLLDVDLTKYYRYHGSLTTPGCNEAVVWTVFQQPIRISKDLILRFTQNAGFTDVYRPQQSLHDRTVYGSSNLGATTPPSEGHEWCYEGCDHALSHWGDISGASCKGENQSPINIDSHNATYKPSLGHFSFFGFSDSQTMDYLINNGHTVNAVLKNGKVEVAGGGLEEMYTTVQFHFHWGNSSQHGLSGEGQSHRSTGSSHAKSAESHETPSSGGGSGSGGSEHAMDSHVYPMEMHIVSMKKGLTAEQAQKDPTAYAVLGFFIEATDDNDQPGIWKNFTDHLQMIQNIGSTIDLHQDISLDALLGNVDRTKYYRYKGSLTTPSCNEAVIWTIFKEPIKVSKNLVEKFSTETGLNNVFRSVQPLHNRVVYTTEVSSNPPSSPTPSSSPTCLFSLVLILSSLCATLWINQRQ, from the exons ATGAACTTGTCATTCACACTTTTGCTTGTgaatgtggttgtgtttgttggCGCTTCAGAAG ACTGGTGTTATACAGGCTGTG AGAACAGTCCCTCTAGATGGGGCGACCATTATGAGCACTGCAATGGAAACAGACAATCCCCCATCAACATCGACACTAAACAAGTCATCAACAATAAGAACCTGCAGGACTTCAACCTGGCCAATTTTACCAAAAAGGACACCATGAAAAACCTAACCAACAATGGACACACAG TGAAGTGCGAGCTGGAACCAGGTATTGAGGTCAGTGGAGGAGGTCTCAATGATGACTACTCCACGCTCCAGTTTCACTTCCACTGGGGAGAAGACGACCTGGAGCACTTCCCTGGGTCGGAGCACTCCATCAACGGCCACAGATACCCCATGGAG ATGCACATTGTCAGTCTGAAGAAAGGCCTTAACCCAACTGAGGCCAAGGCAAATTCAGAGGGCATATCAGTGCTGGGATTCTTCATTGAT GTGAAGGAGGAAATTGAAACGGGCATGCCTGAAGTCTGGGAGAGATTTTCTGAAGCCATACCAGCGAGCG GTGCTAATGTGGCCCTCTCCCTGGACATCTCCATCCAAGACTTACTGCTGGATGTCGACCTGACAAAGTACTACCGTTACCATGGCTCACTCACCACGCCTGGCTGTAATGAGGCAGTGGTGTGGACTGTTTTCCAACAGCCAATCCGTATCAGCAAAGATCTG ATCCTGCGCTTTACACAGAACGCTGGATTCACTGATGTCTACCGCCCTCAGCAGTCGCTCCATGACCGCACGGTCTACGGTTCATCAAACCTAGGAGCCACAACTCCACCCTCAGAAG GCCATGAATGGTGTTACGAAGGCTGTG ACCATGCTCTCTCCCACTGGGGTGATATCTCTGGAGCCTCCTGTAAAGGGGAAAACCAGTCTCCCATTAACATAGACTCCCACAATGCCACATACAAACCCAGCCTGGGCCACTTCAGTTTCTTCGGGTTCTCTGACAGCCAGACAATGGACTATCTCATCAACAATGGccacacag tgaATGCTGTACTAAAGAATGGAAAGGTGGAGGTGGCAGGAGGGGGTCTGGAGGAGATGTACACCACCGTGCAGTTTCACTTTCACTGGGGGAACAGCTCCCAGCATGGCCTCAGTGGTGAGGGGCAGTCCCACCGCTCCACTGGATCCAGCCATGCAAAGAGCGCAGAGTCCCATGAGACACCTAGCAGTGGAGGTGGAAGCGGCTCTGGGGGTTCTGAGCACGCGATGGACTCTCATGTCTATCCAATGGAG ATGCACATTGTCAGTATGAAGAAAGGCCTAACAGCAGAGCAGGCGCAAAAGGACCCAACCGCCTACGCGGTGCTGGGCTTTTTCATTGAG GCAACTGATGACAATGACCAGCCAGGAATCTGGAAGAATTTTACAGACCATctgcagatgatccagaacatag GCAGCACCATTGACCTCCACCAGGACATATCTCTTGATGCCCTCCTGGGGAATGTGGATCGCACCAAGTACTACCGATACAAAGGTTCTCTGACCACTCCATCTTGCAATGAGGCTGTAATATGGACCATCTTCAAGGAGCCCATCAAAGTCAGCAAGAACCTG gttgagAAGTTTTCCACGGAGACCGGGTTGAATAATGTGTTCCGGTCTGTCCAGCCACTGCATAATCGTGTGGTTTATACAACCGAAGTTTCCTCCAatcccccctcttcccccactccctcctcttcccccacctgcctcttctctctcgttTTGATCCTGTCCTCCCTCTGTGCTACTCTGTGGATAAACCAGAGGCAGTAG